The sequence CCAGTCGGGGAAATCAGGGTCAGCCCGGCCGAAGGCGCTGCATGGCGCGCTCGACAATACCGGGTAATTCGGCCTCCAGGCGGGCGCGCATGTCGGCCGCGGCTTGATTGGCTGCCTGATCGATAGCCTGTTCAAGCTCGGCCTGCAGCAAAGCCCGTAGTACCGGATCTGACGCCGGGTCGGGCGGCTCATCTTGCGAGGCCGGATGGGGCTCGTCGAGCCGCTCGGTCAGGGTCGGGATACCGGGATCAGTGTAAGGAGCAGGCATGGCAGGACGGTGTGCCGCTTAAGCACCACGGCTCAGGTCGTGGCTTTGTGGTTGATGTCCGGCAGACACATAGTCGCGCCAGCGTGCGCGCGCTGCGGCCTTGTCTTCAGGACTGGCCGAGACGATCTCGAGCACGCGCGCGAACCCTGCGTAATTCGGCGGGCAGGCATCGTCCAGGTTGAGCAGCCAGGCTTGGGGCGCGAGCGTCAGGGCTTGGGTGGGGTCGGCGGCGGTGAGCACCACGGGCGTGTCGGCCGCCAGTGCATCCTGGGCCAACACGTGCGGCACGAAAGCGGTGTCGTCGAACGCCCAGAGCATCCGATCGAAAGCCGTCAGGCGGTTCGCGTCAGCGCAATAGACGACGAGCCGCTGGCCAGCCAGAAAGCGCTTGCGCGCTGTCTGGCACGCTGCCCGCAAACGGTCCGGGGCACCAAAAGCGAAATCGATCCGGGTCATGCGGGCAGGGTGGTCCGTCAGTCGTTGGTGTTGAGCAGGTACTGCATCAACAGAGGTACAGGGCGACCCGTTGCGCCTTTGTCCTTGCCGCCTCGCCAGGCCGTGCCAGCGATGTCCAGATGG comes from Bordetella holmesii ATCC 51541 and encodes:
- a CDS encoding DNA polymerase III chi subunit, HolC family protein, which translates into the protein MTRIDFAFGAPDRLRAACQTARKRFLAGQRLVVYCADANRLTAFDRMLWAFDDTAFVPHVLAQDALAADTPVVLTAADPTQALTLAPQAWLLNLDDACPPNYAGFARVLEIVSASPEDKAAARARWRDYVSAGHQPQSHDLSRGA